In Streptomyces sp. NBC_00306, a single genomic region encodes these proteins:
- a CDS encoding aminotransferase class I/II-fold pyridoxal phosphate-dependent enzyme — protein sequence MFTTPAPAPLVPPENPAAIQGGDLTAYRPGQITVDLSTCTNRLGPPPHAIAAVRRLLSERPDDLVPPPYERAQSPYVAEKRYLQAFADRLGADISDMLPGRGVTEFLTILSRVLREERVAVIAPDYTETMRLFSYTTFVSPPEIARDTVELRLERVRMALRTDDVVILSNPSNPLGHFIPSNDLLQAARENPGAVLVVDEEYIEFQGDSLSLAGADADNLVVLQSTGKTYGMTGSRAGMLWTRNEHIRDLVGAQLIRWPLSLLDITLGVAALEDTAWLTTVRAVIQDDARRLQQVLADRFDELVVPAGIHYRFVHLADPRPVVEHLAAHGTAVRMFDGAVNGACGIRIMAPNGPAELAAFSAALDTLPAGWGRA from the coding sequence ATGTTCACCACTCCAGCGCCCGCGCCACTGGTGCCGCCCGAGAATCCCGCGGCGATCCAAGGCGGCGACCTCACCGCCTACCGGCCCGGTCAGATCACCGTCGACCTGTCCACCTGCACCAACCGCCTCGGCCCGCCCCCGCACGCGATCGCCGCTGTACGCCGGCTCCTCAGCGAGCGGCCCGACGACCTGGTGCCCCCGCCGTACGAACGCGCACAATCCCCGTACGTTGCGGAGAAGCGCTACCTACAGGCGTTCGCGGACCGGCTCGGCGCCGACATCAGCGACATGCTGCCCGGCCGCGGCGTCACCGAGTTCCTCACCATCCTGTCCCGCGTCCTGCGCGAGGAACGCGTCGCGGTCATCGCGCCCGACTACACCGAGACGATGCGGCTGTTCTCCTACACCACCTTCGTCTCCCCACCCGAGATTGCCCGGGACACCGTCGAACTGCGACTGGAACGCGTGCGCATGGCCCTGCGGACCGACGACGTGGTGATCCTCTCGAACCCGTCGAACCCGCTCGGGCACTTCATCCCAAGCAATGATCTGCTCCAGGCCGCCCGGGAGAATCCCGGCGCAGTGCTCGTGGTCGACGAGGAGTACATCGAGTTCCAGGGCGACAGTCTCAGCCTCGCCGGCGCGGACGCCGACAATCTGGTGGTCCTGCAGAGCACGGGCAAGACCTACGGGATGACGGGCTCCCGCGCCGGGATGCTCTGGACCCGCAACGAGCACATCCGCGACCTCGTAGGCGCACAGTTGATCCGCTGGCCCCTCTCCTTGCTGGACATCACGCTCGGCGTCGCTGCACTGGAAGACACCGCCTGGCTGACCACGGTGCGGGCCGTCATCCAGGACGATGCCCGCCGGCTGCAGCAGGTCCTGGCCGACCGGTTCGACGAGCTGGTAGTGCCCGCCGGCATTCACTACCGCTTTGTTCACCTCGCCGACCCGCGGCCGGTTGTCGAGCACCTCGCGGCGCATGGCACCGCGGTCCGCATGTTCGACGGCGCCGTGAACGGCGCCTGCGGCATCCGCATCATGGCCCCGAACGGACCGGCCGAACTCGCCGCCTTCTCGGCCGCGCTCGACACCCTCCCGGCCGGCTGGGGACGAGCATGA
- a CDS encoding TIGR00730 family Rossman fold protein, with translation MPRVAVFCGAAAPTDAVYVSAAAAIGTHLAEHGVHIVYGGSRLGMMGALADSALAAGAPVTGILPRALNTPRITHSGLTTLKTVPDTAARQDCFMELADAFLALPGGLGTLDELTAVWASAAHQDRAKPIGLLNTDRFYDPLLTFLNGAAAAGYLAHHPHLRLNTLAVVDDDPAGLVASLLTRLTPRRPVRRALASTRTGT, from the coding sequence ATGCCCCGTGTTGCCGTGTTCTGCGGAGCAGCCGCCCCGACGGACGCCGTCTACGTGTCGGCCGCGGCCGCCATCGGAACGCACCTTGCCGAGCACGGCGTCCATATCGTCTACGGCGGCAGCCGGCTCGGCATGATGGGCGCCCTCGCGGACAGCGCCCTCGCCGCCGGCGCGCCGGTGACCGGCATCCTCCCGCGCGCCCTGAACACTCCGCGCATCACCCACTCCGGACTCACCACGCTGAAGACCGTGCCCGACACGGCTGCACGCCAGGACTGCTTCATGGAACTGGCCGACGCGTTCCTCGCACTGCCCGGAGGCCTTGGCACCCTCGACGAACTCACGGCCGTTTGGGCCAGCGCCGCCCATCAAGACCGCGCCAAGCCGATCGGGCTGCTCAACACCGACCGCTTCTACGACCCGCTGCTCACCTTCCTCAACGGCGCGGCGGCTGCCGGATATCTCGCTCACCACCCGCACCTGCGCCTCAACACCCTCGCCGTCGTCGACGATGACCCGGCCGGCCTCGTTGCCTCCCTCCTCACCCGCCTGACTCCAAGGCGGCCCGTACGCCGAGCGCTGGCCTCCACTCGGACGGGCACATGA
- the tmk gene encoding dTMP kinase, producing MTQRRGLFITLDGPSGVGKSTTIEALRSEMTERGIVVRHTVEPSTSKLGVFTRENANDIHGHALACLVTADRYAHIEHEIKPSLKAGDTVICDRYVASTLVLQRLDGVPLKFLLDLNADILMPDLAVILTASPGLIANRIAKRGIRHRFHLDPTAPGREVDLYAETAQTLKARNVNVLILDTSDVTPSDVACRIADALPDPSVASAISPNPTTPQGT from the coding sequence ATGACGCAGCGGAGGGGCCTGTTCATCACCCTCGACGGCCCCAGCGGAGTCGGGAAGTCGACCACCATCGAGGCCCTGCGCTCGGAGATGACCGAACGGGGCATCGTCGTACGCCATACCGTGGAACCCTCCACGAGCAAGCTGGGCGTCTTCACCCGCGAGAACGCCAACGACATTCACGGGCACGCCCTGGCCTGCCTGGTCACGGCCGACCGGTACGCGCACATCGAGCACGAGATCAAGCCGTCGCTCAAGGCCGGCGACACGGTCATCTGTGACCGCTACGTCGCCTCGACGCTGGTTTTGCAACGGCTCGACGGCGTGCCGCTGAAGTTCCTGCTCGACCTGAACGCGGACATCCTGATGCCCGACCTGGCGGTGATCCTGACCGCCTCACCCGGCCTCATCGCCAACCGGATAGCCAAGCGCGGCATCCGGCACCGCTTCCACCTCGACCCCACCGCGCCCGGCCGCGAAGTCGACCTCTACGCGGAGACCGCCCAGACCCTCAAGGCCAGAAACGTGAACGTGCTGATCCTCGACACCAGCGATGTCACACCATCGGACGTCGCATGCAGAATCGCCGACGCGCTCCCCGATCCCTCGGTAGCGTCGGCAATCTCACCGAACCCAACAACCCCCCAGGGAACATGA
- a CDS encoding MmyB family transcriptional regulator → MDQLLRRADKTYGRFERGQLPNAPEDLLVAVGQLLHLTPDEYTTMWLHARGHRPTRPMTPEVGMTVPSTWQAACDGQRHMMYVTDMAWRVVAHNRPFADLFRNRQVPGNTARWMLLADEAKTTLMDWETTWAPSVAGQLRNAFAEHPDNPDLAQLDRAVRADPTAGPIYAHGADASIAPDGVDRRLRHPLWGVGLAKMVAANLFAAPGARVIIVVFEPQEQTH, encoded by the coding sequence ATGGACCAGCTGCTCCGAAGGGCTGACAAAACCTATGGCCGCTTCGAGCGAGGGCAACTCCCCAACGCGCCCGAAGACTTGCTCGTGGCTGTCGGCCAACTGCTGCACCTGACGCCCGACGAATATACGACGATGTGGCTCCACGCCCGGGGGCATCGGCCCACGCGGCCTATGACGCCGGAAGTCGGCATGACGGTGCCCTCCACCTGGCAGGCAGCTTGCGACGGGCAGCGGCACATGATGTACGTGACCGACATGGCATGGCGAGTCGTCGCCCACAACCGTCCCTTCGCCGACCTGTTCCGCAACCGTCAGGTGCCCGGGAACACCGCACGGTGGATGCTGCTCGCCGACGAGGCGAAGACCACGCTCATGGACTGGGAGACCACATGGGCGCCGTCCGTCGCGGGGCAGTTGCGCAACGCCTTCGCCGAGCATCCTGACAACCCCGACCTCGCCCAACTCGACAGAGCGGTAAGGGCAGATCCGACAGCCGGACCGATCTACGCCCACGGCGCGGACGCATCCATCGCCCCCGATGGAGTCGACCGGCGTCTGCGACACCCACTATGGGGAGTCGGGCTGGCAAAGATGGTCGCAGCCAACCTTTTCGCCGCACCGGGAGCGCGGGTCATCATCGTTGTCTTCGAACCACAGGAACAAACCCACTAG
- a CDS encoding helix-turn-helix domain-containing protein, which translates to MPTLGALVDDRTELELRFIEGQGLLQTHATAKVTLLNMATEEDILQGRLHLSQPAGALLLVHLTSGGHIDNTLALAIERVLPALAKYRASGLALAVPDHSALALRPSIKAAARRLRIPLLSTTAGEAIWDSAHEGIRHCRLQYAERQVERLTGLVGSLPAQWADATALANITDWLSDALEAQVLVSEPERGVLSAAPDTAAEQLTYVVGQDRDEIDSCNEAAQSGIHTRVVSIAPTRQGEAVLTVYADRPFDRADNHLITHAAKVLGLVDQAQRDYATITQSAREARSISYQLLMNGETDKAQRVMQGLSVGLTDAEAARVYIIDCGSGEQRELSIRRCEMATAGRAMVVRCPAEENHIVIVEPVQGPQGEPNQASIAPDLQRLVLSLTGHHLGGSGHRLLTMIAAAHEEAQTALRFTKHAREPYALTEGNTNLVDLLDPKAARTWALRQLAPIRQELAPPQAEQLERTLSVAFNHPRNTAARMLAVHRNTVATRLNRAGELLDRDLNGILNRVVVGLAIDVAAGPDQVHGETSAGRIELSDLLTSPPVRSWAETLLKPVIADRRKLSRTLTTWLETDRNVEKTATSLGLSEATIRSHLKTIEVLTSRRLNTLHGLRDLTVALAVCSPAHIRRALFLVAA; encoded by the coding sequence GTGCCCACCCTCGGAGCCCTCGTCGACGACCGCACCGAACTCGAACTGCGCTTCATCGAGGGGCAAGGGCTGCTCCAGACACATGCAACGGCGAAGGTGACACTCCTGAACATGGCCACCGAGGAAGACATCCTCCAGGGCCGGCTCCACCTGTCCCAACCCGCCGGAGCTCTCCTACTGGTCCACCTCACCAGCGGCGGACACATCGACAACACGCTAGCTCTCGCCATCGAACGTGTCCTGCCCGCGCTGGCCAAATACCGTGCCTCGGGCCTTGCCCTGGCCGTCCCCGACCACTCGGCTCTGGCCCTGCGCCCCTCGATCAAGGCGGCAGCACGGAGACTTCGGATCCCGCTTCTGTCCACGACCGCGGGTGAAGCGATCTGGGACAGCGCGCATGAGGGCATCCGCCACTGTCGGCTGCAGTACGCGGAACGCCAAGTCGAGAGATTGACCGGCCTCGTGGGCAGCCTGCCTGCCCAGTGGGCCGATGCCACCGCGCTCGCGAACATCACGGACTGGCTGTCCGACGCGCTTGAGGCGCAAGTCCTGGTCAGCGAACCGGAGCGAGGCGTGCTCTCCGCCGCACCCGACACTGCGGCGGAACAACTGACCTATGTTGTCGGCCAGGACCGCGACGAGATCGACTCCTGCAACGAAGCGGCACAGAGCGGCATCCACACTCGCGTCGTGTCGATCGCACCCACTCGCCAGGGGGAGGCCGTTCTCACCGTCTACGCCGACCGCCCATTCGACAGAGCCGACAACCACCTGATCACGCACGCTGCCAAGGTGCTGGGCCTGGTGGACCAGGCCCAGCGCGACTACGCCACCATCACCCAGTCCGCGCGCGAGGCCCGTTCGATCAGCTACCAATTGCTGATGAACGGCGAAACGGACAAGGCCCAGCGAGTGATGCAAGGACTGTCCGTTGGCCTCACCGACGCCGAAGCGGCGCGGGTCTACATCATCGACTGCGGGAGCGGGGAGCAGCGGGAGCTGAGTATCCGACGCTGCGAAATGGCCACCGCCGGCCGTGCCATGGTCGTGAGATGCCCGGCCGAGGAGAACCACATTGTCATCGTGGAACCCGTTCAAGGCCCACAAGGCGAACCGAACCAGGCCAGCATCGCGCCCGACCTCCAGCGCCTGGTGCTGTCGCTGACCGGCCACCACCTGGGCGGCAGCGGCCACCGGCTGCTCACCATGATCGCTGCAGCGCACGAAGAGGCCCAGACCGCACTGCGCTTCACGAAGCACGCCCGCGAGCCGTACGCCCTCACCGAAGGCAACACCAACCTCGTCGACCTGCTGGACCCGAAGGCTGCACGAACCTGGGCACTGCGACAGCTGGCACCCATCCGCCAGGAGCTGGCACCTCCTCAGGCGGAACAGCTGGAACGGACGCTCTCCGTGGCGTTCAACCACCCACGAAACACCGCCGCCCGCATGCTCGCAGTCCACCGCAACACCGTCGCCACCCGTCTGAACCGGGCCGGCGAACTGCTGGACCGGGACCTGAACGGCATCCTCAACCGCGTAGTCGTCGGTCTCGCGATAGACGTCGCCGCCGGCCCGGACCAAGTCCACGGCGAAACGTCCGCAGGCAGAATCGAGCTGTCCGACCTTCTAACAAGCCCCCCAGTCCGGAGCTGGGCGGAGACCCTCCTCAAGCCGGTGATCGCCGACCGCCGGAAACTCTCCCGGACACTAACAACATGGCTGGAGACCGACCGGAACGTAGAGAAGACAGCCACGTCACTCGGCCTGTCCGAGGCCACCATCCGAAGTCACTTGAAGACGATCGAAGTACTCACGAGCCGACGCCTCAATACGCTGCACGGCCTGAGGGATCTCACAGTCGCACTAGCCGTCTGCTCTCCGGCGCATATCCGCCGCGCCCTGTTTCTCGTCGCGGCCTGA
- a CDS encoding cytochrome P450, translating to MLAWLVTRAADIEEALTNPVFSSSDQWLTTDMDGPARSTVKISLMGVDGAGHRRLRQAIGRPFSARLVEGLWVPIQVLTDHLVDQVAARLAQGDSVDLVHELALPLPLHTICDLMNIPHGHRATIHQLTTRLLAPATGPAEREHALQQLRQHIHTQAQQSAAEADTDGDDTLTADEMADAGILLLIAGFETTAALIASTLLTLLSRPARYRELVRDPSLVAAAVNEVARLEGPVAFGVTRYTSADVTIAGTRIPAGQRVLLSLGAADRDPRRWPQPDEYDPHRSSGRILAFGHGPHYCLGSHLARLQAQTTMATLTRRLPHLELAVPPHTIPRQDGIFHGPARLPVQVSSSRRP from the coding sequence GTGCTGGCGTGGCTGGTCACGCGGGCTGCCGACATCGAAGAGGCCCTGACCAACCCCGTCTTCAGCAGCAGTGACCAGTGGCTCACCACTGACATGGACGGGCCGGCGCGGTCCACCGTCAAGATCTCCCTGATGGGCGTGGACGGCGCAGGGCACCGGCGTCTGCGCCAGGCCATAGGACGCCCGTTCAGCGCCCGCCTCGTCGAAGGACTGTGGGTGCCCATCCAGGTGCTGACCGATCACCTCGTCGACCAGGTCGCCGCACGTCTCGCCCAAGGCGACAGCGTCGACCTGGTCCACGAACTGGCACTCCCGCTGCCCCTGCACACCATCTGCGACCTCATGAACATCCCGCACGGCCATCGCGCCACGATCCACCAGCTCACCACTCGGCTCCTGGCACCCGCGACCGGGCCCGCGGAACGCGAACATGCCCTGCAGCAGCTCCGCCAGCACATCCATACACAGGCCCAGCAGAGCGCTGCCGAAGCCGACACGGACGGGGACGACACACTCACCGCGGACGAGATGGCGGACGCGGGGATCCTGCTTCTGATCGCGGGGTTCGAGACCACCGCGGCGCTCATCGCCAGCACCCTACTGACGCTCCTCAGCCGACCCGCCCGCTACCGGGAACTGGTCCGAGACCCGTCGCTGGTTGCCGCGGCGGTGAACGAAGTGGCCCGCCTCGAAGGGCCCGTGGCCTTTGGCGTCACCCGTTACACCAGCGCCGACGTCACCATCGCCGGCACGCGCATCCCCGCCGGACAGCGCGTACTGCTCAGCCTCGGCGCCGCGGACCGTGACCCGCGCCGCTGGCCGCAGCCCGACGAGTACGACCCGCACCGGAGCTCCGGGCGCATCCTCGCCTTCGGCCACGGCCCGCACTACTGCCTCGGCTCCCATCTCGCCCGCCTACAAGCCCAGACCACCATGGCCACGCTCACCCGCCGACTGCCGCACCTCGAACTCGCCGTACCGCCCCACACGATCCCCCGCCAGGACGGCATCTTCCACGGCCCGGCACGGCTCCCCGTACAAGTCAGCTCGTCCCGGAGGCCATGA
- a CDS encoding MFS transporter: MPRTNAYPPPVRSSASGTRWPPVIWVLLLGTFAVRSAGFVYPFLSFRLAELSLSTAIVGYVLAAFGAGWLLGQLLCGWGADRYGRRTTLISAMAVAAVAMPALAWTQSAAAVFAAALVAGVVYDAPRAITSAVIADVFPTESARTRVNAARHFAVNVGAGLTGAAGGLLAGRVDIDTLFLINGAVCGVFGIAALAVMPTDHHSRSKAPSLGSATDGCGQALRDGRLWLLWLASLAALTCCAAMFTVLPMLMAADGLAASSYGLTQVVAAIVVIALSPIITPWLTHRAVAGAPMTGLFAASSLLLGVGMGTAGVASTTPGYAVTVTLAVPGEIILFIAASDILNRISPADARGLYAGIWGTTLAVAVVVSPLLAAWALNTGGGRLAGATILACGLTGALLCGPLAALTRPKPVPGPPAAARHSPHQVPEPSGVGRLERHEGAFQGS; encoded by the coding sequence GTGCCCCGAACCAATGCTTATCCGCCTCCCGTCCGCTCCTCCGCCTCCGGCACCCGCTGGCCGCCCGTCATTTGGGTGCTGCTGCTGGGCACCTTCGCCGTGCGCAGCGCCGGCTTCGTGTATCCGTTCCTCTCCTTCCGGCTGGCCGAGCTGTCTCTGTCCACGGCCATCGTGGGCTATGTCCTGGCCGCGTTCGGCGCGGGCTGGCTGCTGGGCCAACTCCTGTGCGGATGGGGAGCCGACCGGTACGGCCGCCGCACCACGCTGATCAGCGCCATGGCTGTGGCGGCGGTGGCGATGCCTGCTCTGGCGTGGACGCAGTCCGCGGCCGCGGTGTTCGCCGCGGCCCTGGTCGCCGGCGTCGTGTACGACGCGCCCCGCGCCATCACCTCCGCGGTCATTGCAGACGTCTTCCCGACCGAGTCCGCGCGGACCCGGGTCAACGCGGCCCGCCACTTCGCCGTCAATGTCGGCGCCGGTCTGACTGGCGCTGCCGGTGGACTGCTGGCCGGCCGGGTCGACATCGACACCTTGTTCCTCATCAACGGCGCCGTGTGCGGCGTTTTCGGCATCGCAGCCCTCGCTGTCATGCCCACCGACCACCACTCGCGCTCAAAAGCTCCGTCGCTCGGGTCAGCAACGGATGGCTGCGGACAGGCGCTGCGCGATGGCCGGCTGTGGCTGCTGTGGCTGGCCAGCCTCGCCGCGCTGACCTGCTGCGCTGCGATGTTCACCGTGCTGCCGATGCTGATGGCCGCCGACGGACTCGCCGCGAGCTCCTACGGCTTGACGCAGGTCGTCGCCGCGATCGTGGTCATCGCACTGTCGCCGATCATCACGCCGTGGCTCACGCACCGCGCTGTCGCGGGAGCTCCGATGACGGGTCTGTTCGCCGCCAGCTCATTGCTGCTCGGCGTTGGTATGGGAACGGCCGGAGTTGCCTCCACCACCCCCGGCTACGCGGTCACCGTCACGCTCGCCGTGCCGGGGGAGATCATCTTGTTCATCGCGGCCAGCGACATCCTCAACCGCATCTCACCCGCCGACGCCCGAGGCCTGTATGCCGGGATCTGGGGCACCACGCTTGCGGTCGCGGTCGTTGTCTCGCCGCTCCTCGCTGCCTGGGCACTGAACACCGGCGGCGGCCGGCTCGCCGGCGCCACAATCCTGGCCTGCGGACTCACCGGCGCCCTGCTCTGCGGGCCACTGGCGGCCCTGACCAGGCCGAAACCGGTGCCCGGCCCGCCAGCCGCGGCACGCCACTCTCCGCACCAGGTGCCCGAACCATCCGGCGTCGGCCGGCTGGAGCGGCACGAGGGCGCCTTCCAAGGGAGCTGA
- a CDS encoding NUDIX hydrolase, with protein sequence MNPEPAQPVIDTHVILRDGDKLLFSQRGGPYGYGRWHMPSGKLDRGESLSAGAARELLEETGVAVDPDHLRLVHVVHHQQDDTVERIGFFFVATEWSGEPVNREPAKCLGLEWFSVHELPEDIIEYPKEGLLGYLKDADGGLTEHGWT encoded by the coding sequence ATGAATCCGGAACCCGCACAACCTGTCATCGACACTCACGTCATCCTCCGCGACGGCGACAAGCTGCTCTTCTCGCAGCGCGGCGGCCCATACGGCTACGGCCGATGGCACATGCCATCGGGCAAGCTCGACCGTGGCGAGTCCCTGAGCGCCGGGGCCGCGCGTGAGCTGCTGGAAGAGACCGGCGTCGCGGTCGATCCGGACCACCTGCGCCTGGTCCACGTCGTGCACCACCAGCAAGACGACACGGTGGAGCGGATCGGGTTCTTCTTCGTGGCCACCGAGTGGAGCGGGGAGCCCGTCAACCGGGAACCGGCAAAATGCCTCGGCCTGGAGTGGTTCAGCGTCCACGAGCTGCCCGAGGACATCATCGAGTACCCGAAGGAAGGCCTCCTCGGCTACCTGAAGGACGCTGACGGTGGCCTGACAGAGCACGGCTGGACATAG
- a CDS encoding GNAT family N-acetyltransferase yields the protein MIEGPLAHTFLATQWADLFQQDPLATPYQAPGWLAAHADQLPLTASLMILMAESTGGPRAALAVVRDRTAGGWLEVTPLSTPTAEYVRIVGPDAEHPAVAASLAEALTRLDADVMLPDVSATSALGRYISSWQHALTRCARIPLPVPYAAMSRSTRRDHRRRERDWAALANRGHTIDYHRTQSAAELSDVYAVLAHLHRRRWRASGPEHRVTSADGRLRTVLERCPESAFIATLSIDGKPVAAQLCLHRGRHAYSMLPAMDPDHDDLAPGHALLRHLTDDLTTAGFASLDLGRTTCAPGQVAYKQQYAPTWSATVTAVRRTLPSRPDEMRGNA from the coding sequence GTGATTGAAGGCCCGCTCGCCCACACCTTCCTCGCCACGCAGTGGGCCGACCTGTTTCAGCAGGACCCGCTCGCTACGCCCTACCAGGCCCCGGGCTGGCTCGCCGCGCACGCCGACCAGCTCCCGTTGACCGCCAGTTTGATGATCCTGATGGCGGAGAGCACCGGCGGCCCTCGGGCTGCGCTTGCCGTCGTCCGCGATCGCACGGCCGGCGGCTGGCTGGAGGTGACACCGCTGTCGACGCCCACGGCCGAGTACGTTCGGATCGTCGGCCCGGACGCCGAACACCCCGCCGTCGCGGCCTCTTTGGCCGAGGCCCTGACCCGCCTCGATGCCGACGTCATGCTCCCCGACGTTTCCGCCACCAGCGCTCTCGGCCGGTACATCTCCTCGTGGCAGCACGCACTCACCCGCTGTGCCCGCATCCCCCTGCCCGTCCCCTACGCGGCCATGTCTCGCTCCACCCGCCGCGACCACCGGCGCCGTGAGCGCGACTGGGCAGCCCTCGCCAACCGCGGCCACACGATCGACTACCACCGCACCCAGAGCGCCGCCGAACTCTCCGACGTCTACGCGGTTCTGGCACATCTGCACCGCCGTCGCTGGAGGGCGAGCGGCCCGGAGCATCGGGTCACCTCCGCCGACGGCCGCCTGCGCACCGTTCTCGAGCGCTGCCCGGAGTCGGCGTTCATCGCCACCCTCAGCATCGACGGCAAGCCCGTGGCCGCCCAGTTGTGTCTGCACCGCGGCCGCCACGCCTACTCGATGCTCCCCGCGATGGATCCCGACCACGACGACCTCGCCCCAGGGCACGCACTCCTGCGTCACCTCACCGACGACCTCACCACCGCCGGATTCGCCTCCCTCGACCTCGGTCGCACCACCTGCGCACCAGGTCAGGTCGCCTACAAGCAGCAGTACGCGCCCACCTGGTCCGCCACCGTCACCGCGGTTCGCCGCACCCTGCCGTCCAGACCCGATGAGATGCGAGGAAACGCCTGA
- a CDS encoding isopentenyl transferase family protein: MSEPILHLVLGATGLGKTRLSVALARVYDGCAVLVLDRIQCYPELAIGSARPTSDTLRGTTRLYLDDRPLSPHGPIAAVPGIDRLLLHLRQCLEDGTRALVIEGGSISLLHEFLARPGWCSGWDLRVTAYTEQSLAAYELAVGERVERMLGCRIRRGEVRTLLDELADLWDDPLARKHAAGVLGYEQAIDLCELNGLNPRELIEPAGLLWRGELTALIRAAHLAYGRQQRHALAAAWPILTALTESAELCEI, from the coding sequence GTGAGCGAGCCGATACTGCACCTCGTCCTCGGCGCCACCGGCTTGGGCAAGACCCGTCTGTCCGTCGCGCTCGCTCGCGTCTACGACGGCTGCGCGGTCCTCGTGCTCGACCGCATCCAGTGCTACCCCGAACTGGCCATCGGATCCGCCCGGCCCACCAGCGACACGTTGCGTGGAACCACCCGCCTCTACCTCGACGACCGGCCGCTCTCCCCGCACGGCCCGATCGCCGCAGTCCCCGGCATCGACCGGCTGCTGCTCCACCTGCGGCAATGCCTGGAGGACGGCACCCGGGCGCTGGTCATCGAGGGCGGATCCATCTCACTGCTCCATGAATTCCTGGCGCGTCCGGGATGGTGCAGCGGCTGGGATCTGCGCGTGACCGCCTACACCGAGCAGAGCCTGGCCGCATACGAACTTGCGGTGGGGGAGCGGGTGGAGCGGATGCTCGGCTGCCGGATCCGCCGCGGCGAGGTCCGGACCCTGCTGGACGAGCTCGCCGACCTGTGGGACGACCCGCTCGCCCGCAAGCACGCCGCCGGCGTCCTCGGCTATGAGCAGGCCATCGATCTGTGCGAACTCAACGGCCTTAACCCCCGAGAACTCATAGAGCCGGCGGGACTGTTGTGGCGGGGGGAACTCACCGCACTGATCCGCGCTGCGCACCTTGCGTACGGCCGCCAGCAGCGACACGCACTCGCCGCAGCCTGGCCCATCCTGACAGCCCTGACAGAGAGCGCCGAACTGTGCGAGATCTGA